One Synechococcus sp. CC9605 genomic window carries:
- a CDS encoding DUF3721 domain-containing protein, with amino-acid sequence MTAIQPLLAFSFGVLALLVNTTPGMAHGKGLYGTEAEARQRAAEIGCSSIHENNGRWMPCTDERELHQQLRKQ; translated from the coding sequence ATGACCGCCATCCAACCGTTATTGGCTTTCAGCTTCGGGGTTTTGGCCCTGTTGGTGAACACAACGCCAGGAATGGCCCACGGCAAGGGGCTCTATGGCACCGAAGCCGAAGCCAGGCAGCGGGCAGCTGAAATCGGTTGCAGCAGCATTCATGAGAACAACGGACGTTGGATGCCTTGCACTGATGAACGGGAACTCCACCAACAGCTGCGAAAGCAATGA
- a CDS encoding conjugal transfer protein TrbI, whose protein sequence is MAPANPCACPRCTCEVQASQVVVRDGQSFCSEACATGHPNHEPCHGSGSCGCTCAE, encoded by the coding sequence ATGGCTCCTGCTAATCCCTGTGCTTGTCCGCGTTGCACCTGTGAGGTGCAGGCATCCCAGGTTGTTGTTCGCGATGGCCAGAGTTTCTGTTCAGAGGCCTGTGCCACCGGTCATCCAAACCACGAGCCCTGCCATGGCAGTGGCTCCTGCGGCTGCACTTGCGCGGAGTAG